Part of the Tenebrio molitor chromosome 4, icTenMoli1.1, whole genome shotgun sequence genome, ACAGTTAGCTTTAACAGACGTTGGTAAAACCGGCCCTTGTGGGTTTACTTTGTGAATTTAAGTATCTCATTATGTCAGTTGAGGAGAGTTATGTAAAAcgcaaattgcaaaaaaataaaacacatttaTTACAACccagtttaataataataacataaaactgaaaatcatatttttaatCAAGAGGAAACTCCCCGACAACACTATTTACTGTtgaaagtaagattcaattAACTTATCAAGCTTAATTGTGGGTTCACACTGAAACggatcattttatttaaatgtaattaaattaaaaacacagATTCCTATGAACAATATTCCCTCAGTcgctaattaaattaaataaatgccTGCCGATACAGGATATTAGCCTAAGTGCATTTACAATAGAATAGTTGTGATTAAGCAAAATAAAGTAATCTAGCCATGTTGTTATTAGCTTAGTTGATATTATTTTCCCTCACAAGCTCTTGGTAAGCATCGTTAaccatttggaatttttgttgAGCGTACGGATCATTTGGGCTCTTGTCAGGATGCACTTCGAGAGCCAATCTTCTATACTTGCGTTTGATTTCAGACACAGAATCTGTAGGCTCGAGGCCAAGAATACTATAAGCTTCATTACCAGGTTTTTTTATTGGTGAAGAGACAGCAACAATTGATTCGTTCCCATCGCCAACTTTCCTGAACTTGGAATCCAAATGGCATTTAACCAAATTAAATGTCTCAGTAGCAGGACCCTTCATACAATTACACAATAAGTCGAACATTCTATCGGCTAGCTTGGAGCTGACTTCTTCAACGATTTCATCAACGTCATTCTCACAGTTACCATCTTGAAGTTCATTGTCTAGATAAGAAACAAACTGATTCCCGCATCGCACCAGATCTACTATACTTTCAATGGTGTCAAAAGCTATCTTCAAACCCTTAAGTACTTTGTTCTCAAATAATTCTAAAAGCTCAAAACCAACTTGTTTCGCCGTGTTTTTAACCTCGTCACCTTCCAAAAATCCCTTAACTGCTTCGTTGATCGTATCGGTCGAGTTGGTTCGAAGTTTTTGCATCAGATACTCATTGGATCTTATCGAATCGCTTACTGATTTTTGGAAGATGTGcttgattttttcaataatgcCTTTGAGCGCTAAAGACAACAATGGATTAATCACTTTTTCCTCAACAATAGATTTCACAACTTTCTTggttgtatttttgattaccTCTTCGGTAAAGTTTCTAAGCAGCTGAGATCTGGCCAGTTCGCCCAACTTTCCGGTTTGTTTCAACTTTTGCAGTTGAGACAGTTTGTCCAATCCTCCCAGTTGTTGAAACTTATCGAAACTACCCATCTGTTTCAACTTTACCAATTCATCCAGTTGTTCGGCTTTGGTCAGTTTGTTGAATTGCGCTGTTACCAACTTCATTTCAAAGACATTTCCGAGTTTGTCCACTAAATTGGccaatttgttacacagttcCTTCAAATAAGTGCTCTTGCGCAAGAACGTCGACAATTTTCTGCAGAAGCTTACAgcttttgacaaaattttgacCGCTTGGGTGACGGCGCCGATACCGAAAGTGATCAAGCTGATGCCgtaagaaataaatttaccTTTTATGAAGTCCTTTTGGTCGAATTCAGAACAACCATTGGATATAAGTTCCATTACTATGTCCATGACGCCTTCGGAAATTAACGTACCTGCGATGGCACTCATAATCGGGTACACCGGGAAGAAGCAAAGTCCCACACATAACAGAGCAATTCCTCCTGAGATTTCACTTACAGCTGCGTAAATTTTAACACTTGGAATGTCGTGGATCTCTTTTAGGGCGTAAATAGTGTCGATTCCAATCGACTGAAGCTCAGTAAGCTCAGAGTTAGTTACTTTCAGTTGAGACCCGCAATTCATGTTGTCAAAGTTTTCCAAGGTCGTTGGAGCTTTTCCGCTAAAATCTAACCCTCCTGAGCTTGTCTCGATCTGCTTAATCAACTCTTCGATATTTCCATTGTGTAGTCTCAAGCAGTACAGTCGCGAGTTGATGTGCGTTAAGAACAAGTTTTTGCCGTTGTCATCTAGTAGAATGTTTTCAAAATCTGGATTGGCATTTACTGTTAGGTACTCCTCAATGTAACTTATTTCTTTTTGGATAGCTACTTTAGCGTGTTTCAGCTGAATAAGTGCTTCATCCTTGTAGTGCTCGTTCCTACTGataggaataaaaaaaatcttaaacaTCGTCTTTTTTAATCTTCCCATCACTTCTTCACCACTCATGATCGCCAATTCAAAAAGTTTCAAATGAAGACCTGCCAACAATTCATAATTGTCGGTGCCACTCATTTCAACAGCATGTTTCAAAACTTCTAAAGCTTGGCTTCTCGAATTGCCTTCTAGGTAGTGATCTACCAAACCAATGCAGTAGAACGGATTATGGCTGATTGTTCCGTTGATTATTGGACGCGCCTCGTCCAAGAACTTTTCAAATTCTTGCTTGGGATTTGTGTTTGCAATATTCGCTGccttaaaatttttcttttcaagcCAAAATGCCCAGAACTCTTTCAGATCTTGCAAAACAAACATGAAACTTCTAGTTGCTCTTACTATCTTCAAATTCCTGTAAAATTCTGAGAAGTATTCAAAAATCTTGTCTTTGAAGTTGAGTTCTTTGACCAACACTTCTTTGATTTGTTTCAATCTTTGCCTTTCAAGACGATCTCGCTCTTGTTTAATTCTAGTAAAATCTGGATCGTCATCAATTATTCCAAGTTCATCGACTTCACTTCGACGAATGATCAATTGAGCTGTACCATTGTTACCTTGACGTGACGTTCTTCCAAATGCTTGTCCCTCAACTCTCAAGTTGCAAGGGAGGAAAGTGACACAAACGTGCAAGCCACCCTTTTCTTCCAAATCCTTTTCTGTTTTGAAGTTTGTACCACGTCCCGCAATATTTGTGGCGAGAATTATGTCACCAATCTTCACTTTGTTCTTTGTTTCTTTGACGTTATCCTCGTTGGCATATATTCTAATTCTAAAATCGGTGTTTTGTAATATTTCTAAGTTTCTTTTGACAGTGAGAAGGTCTTGTTCAGTTTCGCATATCACCAAAACAGCTCGTCTTTCTTCGATCTTTGCTAGTACTTCTATTGCAACACGACGATCCCAAGAATAATCGTCAGCAATTAAGCCTGGAATTTCTTCAAATTTCTTCTGTTTGTAGGTTGGTAGCTTGGCGTAATTTATGTTGTAAATGTGCGAAAGAACTTCTTGTTCTGCGCTAGAGCCTAAAGTTCCAgtaaatccaaaaatatttttatcttcataattttttatgtagcCTATATTTGAAATGAAGCTGCTTGTTAAGCTTTCGAAAGTCAAGTAAAGGTTGTGTTTTAGCTGAACAAACTGGTGAAGTCCGTTCGACCAAATTGTATTCTTGAGAGTCACTCCGGTATTTAAATAATCGACAGGGCTGACAACCCTCTCTCCAGAATCATTTGTAATAATTCGGTACTGTTGATGTTCGTGACAATTATATTTAGCATGGAGGGCATTTTTCATCCACAAATCTAATTTTCTCTCCGCATATTCCTTCAAATGGGCTGGAACTAAAGGAACATCAGTGGGATTGCTGTCTCTGATCTtctgtttcataatttttcgctcagataaaataatttcttgtacaaatttttcataatcTACATTTGCTTCTTGATTATCGGAACAattcttcaaaaattctttaactttcttttctgtttctttgattaaattttgttctgcTTTATGCAATTCTTGCCAAATCTTGATGTAGATATATCTCAAACTTTCCATTCCGGGGTACGGAGAAGCTAGTTTGGCAATGTGACCTCCGTTATCCACAAGCATGCTGTCGACCTCATCCAGAATAACTTGGCCGAATCTTCTCTCATGTCTGATACTGAATCCTTCGAATATATCTTTGAGGTAATCAAACTGGAAGTTGCTGATGGTACCGTAGAGGACATCTGCAGTGTAGCCAATTTTGAAGTCACTTCTGTCATTTTCTACTGGATTGTTTGTGGATACGGTTAGACCAAACGCCGAATAGAAAGTTCTAGTTTCGTCGACTCCACTCGCAGCTAGGATTGGATTGCTTGTGATGACGTCTACGGTTACACCTTGGAGAGCTCGAATAACTACTATTAATGAAATGATAACTGTTTTGCCCTCGCCGGTTTTAATTTGACACAATcggccttgattattttggcTATGGAAGAATACCAGAACTGCCAAGATTTGCGTGTCTCGAAGACGATGACCTCCTGTTAAAAGATTAAAAGTTCTATCCATAGTGGCAATGGTTTTGCAAATATCGTCATCGCTGAATCCCAAACGCCCCTTCATTTGAACAGCCCACTTATTGATAGCTTGAATATTGGAGTCCTTCCATTCTTCGTAGCTCCTTTTGACCAAATGGTACTTGGTTTCTAAGCGTCGTATATCTTCTTGGGAGTGTTGCGATGGTGATCCATCAGGTTTTTCCATTCCTAAAGTGATTTCACTCCACAGTTGATTTAGAGGTGTACCAACTGTCGTGGAACTCTCTTTTAGAAGTGGAAGGTTCTTCAGGATATCATCAATGCTATCTGGTGTTAGCTTCTTGTGTTGACTTCCATCTTCTTTTTTAAGCTTGAGTTCGTAAAACGATTTCATCTTAACATAATCGATGTCCAGTATTTCACTTATATTTTCGACAGCATCGTAGAGTTGCTGATCAATTTTAACATCGTCAAGAACTTCAAGAATGTCATTTAAACTTTTCATTTCGTTTGGAAACTTTTTCTGGATCTCGAGTTCGTACTTCTTAGCTTCTTCATCTTTGGCgtttattttgtaatcaaTCTGAAGTTGATTGACTGTTTCTTGATTCAGGCACTTCATCCTTGCTTCTTTAATTCTATCGAGGTCTGCATGTTCTTCACCTTTTTCGAGTTCCTCTTCTAACACTTTCTTGTACTCCAACATAACCTGACCTATATCTAGTGGTAATTTGTCGATAAACTCCTTCAGTGCAATTTTAAAATCGTCACTTTCTGCTAACtcatttgtcaatttgatcacatttttcagtttttcttcGTTTACTGTGGTTGGATGAGCAAAGTGAATTCGTGAAaattcattaacaaattttgtagGATTTTCTTTGAGCAAGTTTAGCATAATGTCTAAATTTCGAATACAGAGCGTACCGTAAGAATGTTCATCATCTGTTTCTTGATCTTGAGTCGTTTGGGCAATTAATTTAGGACTGCCAAATTTGGCGTTGAGTTTGACTTccaatttaaaagaaataagagcACCACGAGGGTCTTTGTAGAAGATTTTGTTCCTACCACCTTGGCAGCTCACTACGCAGAAGAGAACCCATCGCTTAGTCGGTTTGCCGAATATTACAAATAACGGTTTTTGCTGTTGAAGTTCAACTTTTTCAAGAACTTCGTCGAATTTTTGGATGTCCTCCACAAGTTTGAACTGTTGGTCAAAGTTGTAACCGTATTTTGTTAAAAGAAGTttgtgaccaaaagttggccagtgacagctccgggctcccagggggtttttcggggcagagggcgtgggttcggatttttaaaaaaatgggcgccaggcagctattgtcttgagctggttgttgcttgtccagctgccgggacaagtgctcagatcttactcgtcgaaggtaagtaaaagcaaacgctttctgatcgttaaacaaattttggtttattcggttactgcaaaattatccacagaacagtatttggtggttcggtactggttcacacgaatgcgataatggttcgcttgtaactactagatgaaaattgaaagatgcggaaccagtactttttggtggccttaatatctactttggtcgtaaccagaaaagcttttctttcacatgtgaccgaatcttaaactaaacatgatattcttcgacgaaataaaagatgttttgattcctgatgaggaacctcccgaacttagacttccttctgatcgagctaattattaaatgtaaacttaatgaaacccaaggtcaagattggggtgtcaccttgacaaaaaattaaaattgatcctgataggaaagtttaaatcggtgaagttccgaaacgttaaatttgactgaaatttctttaagttgacactggagattgaatgaaaaggttcttacaaaaaattctaaacatttgcaaagtttcaaaaaaatttagtgaacatacaaaaatcatgaaagcgagaagcgagaaattcgaggcgttcctaaattttgcaatgccgcggtaaaaaaatatggcgacttagctttatgacgggtctgttgtctcctcgaatagcgtccttttgacttgcggtgtgaccttggcgatacggtgctcaaaataaacgatcgcctctgcgaacgatgttctccaaaatggtcgcctctgcgaacgatctggctacgaatcgccctgcgaacgatctggctacgaatcgccctgcgaacgatctggctacgaatcgccctgcgaacgacccctaacgaattgtcgttagtgttgtgaaaatcggaagattcggtaattacctttcagcgaaaaagggggttcttggcgctaaatcgaagtccttccggcactcctttactcaaaaattttcggtactctaaagttgcgatacggtactggatcaattcatccaaacgggattgactctaaactggatcgaaccacccctaatacatggtcttagtgaaatgaattcaaaattgaacgataattacctctatagtgcgaggggtcactcgaccacgaactctaaaaggcgcttcgctggcgtcgcttcgacggctctcgacgaagtgtccgacttccgcatttttaatctcggtaccgcagtcccataaatcgcgaaaatcgtcacgcgcgcgattctcgaccttattcagttgtgctataaggcgggctgcgcttgcgtggtactgcgcaatcaaaaatgtgcatttccggtggtactacacgtgcgcgtgtcatgacaggtggaccgtcatggcgtcggtttgtttacctcgaaattataccgagcgggagaattcagattttggacggtattgtgtcggtaagtcgtgcacgtctatcctgatgttaattgccgtaactcgcaggtcaaaaaaaggacaggaagaaagatggggttgaaaagaaggagatgactttccggcaagttactaaagaggaaaagggacccaacattgccgtacggtcacctatcgctgagaagagaagaagagaaagtgaagagaaagagaaagtgaaagtggggttctgaaagataggttgcagctcgccaacctagaggcgtgaggccacctcagcctgacatttgcgggggtaacatgtgttcttccagcccccccgtggtggctggcacaaatgactctaaattgaaactttccgcttccggaatgagcgacgtaaaaaacttgaaggcagggtgggcgcgtcgcgttgccaaatgccgtgcgttaactgctagttccgggtcttcgaactgcgatctattagccccgcgagcataagtaggacctcgtggcctcctactccggccaatcgccattgtggcgtttcgtaacgctacactacccccctcctcaaaaagaaaaaggaaaaggtAACTCAGTTgccttttactttttacaaaaaaacgaagatgaagtcttcacaaaaaaaacgtcaaaatttgatcaCTGGAAAAGTTTTGGTTTCGCCACGAAAATGGCTTGTCGATATCTGCGCGTATCAAACGATTGAAAACTGAATCTCAATGTCAATTAGTACTTGAGTACTGCGGTATGATGTAAGTCAAGTCCggttaaatgtcataatttggggttcttaaataaacttttcctgaacaaactccacggtaaaattttactgtcgtCAACATTCCAAAGGAGGACAaaagaattaatcgaaaaattgaacgGTACGAAAAAGTGAAATGCAAAGCTCGCTACGGTTCTTCGGCTTCTGCCAGAGATCCTCTGAATTCTTTCAAATCTTTCATGTGCCAAACACCTAGATCTGCGCGGTTCTCATCTTCGAGAGCGTACGCGAGTTTCGATAGTTTTCTCGTTATCGTGCACAGCACGTAGCGTGGCGCTAATTTTTGCGCAAAGTCTTTCGCAGCGCTGGAAAGTACTTTGTTGCGTTTCCAAACTTTGTCGCCTACAAAAAATTCAGCGTCGCGCTTCCGAAGATTGTACGAGCGTTCGTTGCGTTCGTGCGCTTTGTGAAGGTGCTGGGTTACATCCTGCAAGATGGTCTTGAGGTGTTCTAAATTTTTCGCGTGATCTTCGCGATCAGCTGTCGTCAAGGTTTCCGGATTTTCCGCTACTTTGCCGTAAAATTCACCGGTACAGGGTACTACCCTACCAAAATTGAGAAATGCTGGACTGAATCCGGTTACTTCGTTGACCGCTGTGCGAATCGCGTACCCGATCTTTGCCACCTCGGCATCCCACTTTTTGTGAGCGCCTTTGACGTAACTTCGTATGGCAGTGCCAACTGTGCGGTTGTATCGCTCCACAGGGTTGCTCTGAGGGTGATACTTGGCTGTGAACCAGATCTTTTGAACTTTGTAGTTCTCGCAAGTCTTTACAAATTCGTTTCCGACAAACTGCTTGCCGTTGTCGACCAAAATGAATTGCGGTACACCatacacaagaaaaattccgttCTCGATACATTCTGTAACTTTTGAGCTCGTAGCTTTTCGTAACGGAAATAGTACAACGTACTTCGTGAACCAATCTACGATCACTAAGAGATACGAATATCCTTTCGTGGACGTCGGTaatggaccaatcaaatcaacGGAAATCATTTGCCACGGAAACTgaacctttttttcttttcccataagCCC contains:
- the LOC138130036 gene encoding uncharacterized protein, producing the protein MKRTELSKRKNERGKIATLSKQPTPDTIEFDAKILTKLLAGKSYDSDDITKCAKLLLTKYGYNFDQQFKLVEDIQKFDEVLEKVELQQQKPLFVIFGKPTKRWVLFCVVSCQGGRNKIFYKDPRGALISFKLEVKLNAKFGSPKLIAQTTQDQETDDEHSYGTLCIRNLDIMLNLLKENPTKFVNEFSRIHFAHPTTVNEEKLKNVIKLTNELAESDDFKIALKEFIDKLPLDIGQVMLEYKKVLEEELEKGEEHADLDRIKEARMKCLNQETVNQLQIDYKINAKDEEAKKYELEIQKKFPNEMKSLNDILEVLDDVKIDQQLYDAVENISEILDIDYVKMKSFYELKLKKEDGSQHKKLTPDSIDDILKNLPLLKESSTTVGTPLNQLWSEITLGMEKPDGSPSQHSQEDIRRLETKYHLVKRSYEEWKDSNIQAINKWAVQMKGRLGFSDDDICKTIATMDRTFNLLTGGHRLRDTQILAVLVFFHSQNNQGRLCQIKTGEGKTVIISLIVVIRALQGVTVDVITSNPILAASGVDETRTFYSAFGLTVSTNNPVENDRSDFKIGYTADVLYGTISNFQFDYLKDIFEGFSIRHERRFGQVILDEVDSMLVDNGGHIAKLASPYPGMESLRYIYIKIWQELHKAEQNLIKETEKKVKEFLKNCSDNQEANVDYEKFVQEIILSERKIMKQKIRDSNPTDVPLVPAHLKEYAERKLDLWMKNALHAKYNCHEHQQYRIITNDSGERVVSPVDYLNTGVTLKNTIWSNGLHQFVQLKHNLYLTFESLTSSFISNIGYIKNYEDKNIFGFTGTLGSSAEQEVLSHIYNINYAKLPTYKQKKFEEIPGLIADDYSWDRRVAIEVLAKIEERRAVLVICETEQDLLTVKRNLEILQNTDFRIRIYANEDNVKETKNKVKIGDIILATNIAGRGTNFKTEKDLEEKGGLHVCVTFLPCNLRVEGQAFGRTSRQGNNGTAQLIIRRSEVDELGIIDDDPDFTRIKQERDRLERQRLKQIKEVLVKELNFKDKIFEYFSEFYRNLKIVRATRSFMFVLQDLKEFWAFWLEKKNFKAANIANTNPKQEFEKFLDEARPIINGTISHNPFYCIGLVDHYLEGNSRSQALEVLKHAVEMSGTDNYELLAGLHLKLFELAIMSGEEVMGRLKKTMFKIFFIPISRNEHYKDEALIQLKHAKVAIQKEISYIEEYLTVNANPDFENILLDDNGKNLFLTHINSRLYCLRLHNGNIEELIKQIETSSGGLDFSGKAPTTLENFDNMNCGSQLKVTNSELTELQSIGIDTIYALKEIHDIPSVKIYAAVSEISGGIALLCVGLCFFPVYPIMSAIAGTLISEGVMDIVMELISNGCSEFDQKDFIKGKFISYGISLITFGIGAVTQAVKILSKAVSFCRKLSTFLRKSTYLKELCNKLANLVDKLGNVFEMKLVTAQFNKLTKAEQLDELVKLKQMGSFDKFQQLGGLDKLSQLQKLKQTGKLGELARSQLLRNFTEEVIKNTTKKVVKSIVEEKVINPLLSLALKGIIEKIKHIFQKSVSDSIRSNEYLMQKLRTNSTDTINEAVKGFLEGDEVKNTAKQVGFELLELFENKVLKGLKIAFDTIESIVDLVRCGNQFVSYLDNELQDGNCENDVDEIVEEVSSKLADRMFDLLCNCMKGPATETFNLVKCHLDSKFRKVGDGNESIVAVSSPIKKPGNEAYSILGLEPTDSVSEIKRKYRRLALEVHPDKSPNDPYAQQKFQMVNDAYQELVRENNIN